From Methanosarcina lacustris Z-7289, one genomic window encodes:
- a CDS encoding deoxyhypusine synthase, producing MDFEASAKNLTTPVKGAKIVPNMTVDELVKEYSGCAFGAGRLAEAVDIYYEMLASEKTTKFFGLAGAMTPAGMRNIIADLIRDGHIDVLVTTGANMVHDTVEALGLHHYKGSDCANDIQLRHECIDRIYDVYLPDQHFTDLEEFLQGVYAGLPQEKLSIRQVLTEIGKNLDDDSSILKTAAEMGVPVYCPAIQDSVIGLQAWLYKEGNPLHVDAFADMHEFMEICFEAESAGAMLLGGGVPKNYILQSMLVTPRSFDYAIQLTMDHPETGGLSGATLDEAQSWGKVGEDAKSVTVYADSTITLPLIVSAVRTRLSKS from the coding sequence ATGGATTTCGAAGCTTCTGCTAAAAATCTTACAACTCCGGTCAAAGGGGCAAAGATAGTCCCTAACATGACCGTAGATGAGCTTGTAAAAGAATACAGCGGCTGTGCCTTTGGAGCAGGCAGGCTGGCTGAAGCCGTGGACATCTATTATGAGATGCTGGCTTCAGAGAAAACTACAAAGTTTTTCGGGCTTGCAGGGGCGATGACGCCTGCAGGCATGAGGAATATTATTGCAGACCTGATCCGCGACGGGCATATCGATGTGCTTGTCACAACCGGAGCCAATATGGTGCATGACACGGTTGAGGCTCTCGGTCTTCACCATTATAAGGGTTCAGACTGCGCAAACGATATCCAGCTCAGGCATGAATGTATCGACAGAATCTATGATGTTTACCTCCCTGACCAGCACTTTACCGACCTTGAAGAATTTCTACAGGGTGTTTATGCAGGGCTTCCACAGGAAAAACTCTCTATCAGGCAGGTCCTTACCGAGATAGGGAAGAACCTGGACGATGATTCTTCCATTCTCAAGACCGCAGCCGAAATGGGTGTGCCGGTCTACTGCCCTGCGATTCAGGACTCAGTAATAGGGCTTCAGGCCTGGCTCTATAAGGAAGGAAACCCTCTACATGTGGATGCTTTTGCGGATATGCATGAGTTCATGGAAATCTGCTTTGAGGCTGAAAGTGCAGGCGCTATGCTGCTTGGAGGTGGGGTCCCCAAGAACTACATCCTCCAGTCTATGCTTGTAACTCCCAGGTCCTTTGACTACGCAATCCAGCTAACAATGGACCACCCGGAAACCGGAGGCTTGAGCGGGGCAACTCTTGACGAAGCCCAATCCTGGGGAAAAGTCGGGGAAGATGCAAAATCAGTAACTGTGTACGCAGATTCAACAATAACTCTCCCGCTTATTGTCTCGGCTGTGCGGACGCGTCTTTCAAAGAGTTGA
- a CDS encoding thioredoxin family protein has protein sequence MDENNVIEIEDATWGQQVESSEKPVVVMFYSPACPYCKAMEPYFAEYAKEYRASAVFARLDVATNPWTAERYGVQGTPTFKFFCHGKPVWEQVGQIYPSILKNAVRDMIQHGEECIRKSTPIGQDITGYA, from the coding sequence TTGGACGAGAATAATGTGATTGAAATTGAGGATGCGACCTGGGGACAGCAGGTAGAAAGTTCTGAGAAGCCTGTTGTTGTAATGTTTTACAGCCCTGCCTGCCCGTATTGTAAAGCTATGGAACCATATTTTGCGGAGTATGCAAAGGAATACAGGGCTTCGGCAGTTTTTGCCAGGCTAGATGTGGCAACAAACCCCTGGACTGCAGAAAGATATGGGGTCCAGGGCACGCCCACATTCAAGTTTTTCTGTCATGGAAAGCCTGTGTGGGAACAGGTAGGTCAGATCTATCCTTCCATACTGAAGAACGCTGTCAGAGATATGATCCAGCATGGAGAAGAATGCATCAGAAAAAGCACTCCAATAGGGCAGGATATCACAGGATATGCATAA
- a CDS encoding site-specific integrase: MFKLADAERFLNSDEVSECNRIILTKYLRFLRHEGNAERTALNHIENMIWAARALKDANLANLAEDDLYTFFDALEAYEYVNRAGQKKKYSEATKETRKISLKKFLKWNGNFDLHTKIKSKRLKGKKLPEDIKCKEEIVKMIEAGKNARDRAIIACFYESGARRGEQLSTKLKNIEMDEHGAVMTFPEGKTGARRVRLVFSAPYLREWLEIHPRKDDRDAPLWCTLDKRAVALSVTGLVNVFDRCGEKAGIEKKVNPHSFRHDRATHLASNFTEQQLKMFLGWSPTSTQPATYVHLSGKNMDDAVLRMYGIKTDENDTEFLKPGVCPRCRELTTVNAKFCFKCGLPLSREAASRVNILRDDVLEDIKVNYNNTQLYNKFIEFMTKQSKKI; this comes from the coding sequence ATGTTCAAATTAGCGGATGCTGAACGGTTTTTAAATAGCGATGAAGTTTCAGAGTGCAACCGAATAATTCTTACAAAGTATCTGCGGTTCCTCCGACATGAGGGGAATGCCGAAAGAACCGCACTTAACCATATTGAAAATATGATATGGGCCGCACGGGCGCTTAAAGATGCGAATCTAGCGAATCTTGCAGAAGATGATCTTTACACCTTCTTTGATGCTCTTGAAGCTTATGAATATGTAAATAGAGCAGGCCAAAAAAAGAAATATTCTGAAGCCACAAAAGAGACTCGGAAAATTTCTTTGAAAAAGTTCCTGAAATGGAATGGAAATTTTGACCTGCACACGAAGATCAAAAGCAAGAGACTCAAAGGAAAGAAGCTTCCCGAAGACATCAAGTGCAAAGAAGAAATCGTAAAAATGATAGAAGCCGGAAAAAACGCTAGAGACCGCGCTATTATTGCATGTTTTTATGAATCCGGAGCTAGGAGAGGCGAACAGCTATCCACCAAGCTCAAAAATATAGAAATGGACGAGCACGGGGCTGTTATGACATTCCCGGAGGGTAAAACCGGAGCTAGAAGAGTCAGGTTAGTTTTTTCTGCCCCATATCTACGGGAATGGTTAGAGATCCACCCCCGAAAGGATGACAGAGACGCGCCCTTGTGGTGTACTTTGGACAAAAGAGCTGTGGCTCTGTCGGTTACTGGTCTCGTGAATGTGTTCGATAGGTGCGGAGAAAAAGCAGGAATAGAGAAAAAAGTAAACCCTCACAGTTTCCGACACGACAGAGCAACACATTTAGCCTCAAACTTCACTGAACAGCAACTTAAAATGTTTTTAGGCTGGTCCCCTACATCAACCCAACCCGCAACCTATGTCCATTTGAGCGGGAAAAATATGGATGATGCGGTATTGAGAATGTACGGTATTAAAACGGATGAAAATGACACTGAGTTTTTGAAGCCTGGTGTGTGCCCTAGATGCCGCGAGTTAACTACAGTAAACGCCAAGTTCTGTTTTAAGTGTGGATTGCCTTTGTCTAGAGAAGCGGCAAGCAGAGTAAACATTTTACGAGATGATGTGCTTGAAGATATAAAAGTTAATTATAATAATACACAATTATATAACAAGTTCATTGAATTTATGACAAAACAGAGTAAGAAAATATAA
- the pyrF gene encoding orotidine-5'-phosphate decarboxylase: MERNTCMILALDVTDREEALKIAEDVWEFVDAIKVGYPLILATGLGIIRELAEFAPVIADFKVADIPNTNRLICDQVFEAGADAVIVQGFTGRDSLDACIDIASEYSRDVFVVSEMSHPGGAEFMQPAAEAIARMALEAGAFGLVAPATRPERVKKIRKIVGDKLTIISPGVGAQGGRASDVIAAGADWVIVGRSIYRAESPKEAARKIAEEIQAELRGEY, encoded by the coding sequence ATGGAAAGAAATACCTGTATGATCCTTGCCCTTGACGTAACCGACAGGGAAGAAGCACTGAAGATTGCAGAAGACGTCTGGGAATTCGTGGACGCAATAAAGGTAGGTTACCCTCTGATCCTTGCTACAGGGCTTGGAATAATCAGGGAACTTGCCGAATTTGCCCCGGTTATAGCTGATTTCAAGGTTGCCGATATCCCCAATACCAACCGCCTTATCTGTGACCAGGTCTTTGAAGCAGGAGCCGACGCGGTCATTGTGCAGGGCTTTACAGGTAGGGATAGCCTTGATGCCTGCATTGATATTGCTTCCGAATATAGCAGGGATGTTTTTGTTGTAAGTGAAATGAGCCACCCAGGTGGGGCCGAGTTTATGCAGCCAGCCGCAGAGGCCATTGCAAGAATGGCGCTTGAAGCAGGCGCCTTCGGGCTTGTCGCTCCAGCCACGCGGCCCGAAAGGGTGAAGAAAATCAGGAAGATTGTTGGAGATAAACTCACAATTATCTCTCCCGGAGTAGGTGCCCAGGGAGGAAGAGCCTCAGATGTGATTGCTGCCGGCGCAGACTGGGTAATCGTGGGGAGGAGCATCTACAGAGCAGAGTCTCCTAAAGAAGCTGCCCGTAAGATTGCTGAGGAAATTCAAGCTGAGCTTCGCGGAGAATACTGA
- a CDS encoding RNA ligase partner protein, with product MLKQRFVLDTTALTDLQTREVMGYTSLCEGMKSILDLIADARLQFGISCYVPYPSVYKEMYEFASHNGCDKEVIAKIDTWLVKKAPDRYRVDVTSQIFHEYVSYMRERINRGMGVAEDAIWEAASECLFMENPQNKNKEYREEVEREVIGGIIGKFRNKYRAALRYGILDSAPDIDVLILAKELDAAVVASDYGIEKWAEQLGVRFVPANTFPMMIKEYLRHSPDGEKEKRDEDKKKKGYSEETGFI from the coding sequence ATGCTTAAGCAGAGATTCGTGCTGGATACTACAGCACTAACGGATCTGCAGACCCGGGAGGTTATGGGCTACACATCCCTTTGTGAGGGGATGAAATCAATACTTGACCTTATAGCCGATGCTCGCCTGCAGTTTGGGATCAGTTGTTATGTTCCCTATCCATCAGTGTACAAGGAGATGTATGAATTTGCAAGCCATAACGGCTGTGACAAAGAGGTTATAGCAAAGATAGATACCTGGCTTGTGAAAAAGGCTCCTGACCGCTATAGAGTTGATGTAACTTCACAGATATTCCACGAATACGTATCCTACATGAGGGAAAGGATTAACCGGGGGATGGGGGTTGCAGAAGACGCAATATGGGAGGCAGCAAGCGAATGCCTTTTTATGGAAAATCCGCAAAATAAGAACAAAGAATACAGAGAAGAGGTTGAAAGAGAAGTTATTGGCGGGATAATCGGCAAATTCAGGAATAAGTACAGGGCAGCTCTCAGGTATGGGATCCTTGACAGTGCGCCTGATATTGATGTCCTGATCCTTGCCAAAGAACTTGATGCAGCTGTCGTTGCAAGCGACTATGGAATTGAAAAATGGGCAGAGCAGCTTGGAGTTCGCTTCGTGCCTGCAAACACCTTTCCGATGATGATCAAAGAGTATCTAAGGCATTCTCCGGATGGTGAAAAAGAAAAGAGGGATGAAGATAAAAAGAAAAAGGGCTATTCTGAGGAAACAGGATTTATTTAA
- a CDS encoding methionine adenosyltransferase — protein MRNIVIEELKASEVYHQKVEVVERKGLGHPDYICDAIMEQISVNLSQKYLETFGTILHHNIDKGMLVAGQVEGKFRGGRVVSPMRLIIGDRATFEYEGVEIDVSGLAVETAKAWFSENLRFVDPENLIYQVELKRGSAELTDIFSRGGKVLGANDTSAAVGYAPLSPTERLVLETERYLNSKRFKKECPESGEDIKVMGLRNKEDIHLTVAAPLVDRFVESEEDYFRQKIELHDRIEEFAAGFAEKERAELEACICAKPTASLNTLDMPGRGMEGIYTTVTGTSAEDADCGEVGRGNRVNGIIPLNRPVSSEAAAGKNPVSHIGKIYNLLSHRIAAEIYNQVSDVSEVYVWLLSEIGTPIDQPQIATAQLIMKKGAAGDVQKEAAEIIEKELENIHSFSMELVAGKRPIC, from the coding sequence TTGAGAAATATTGTTATAGAAGAGTTGAAAGCTTCGGAAGTTTATCACCAGAAGGTAGAGGTTGTTGAAAGAAAAGGGCTCGGGCATCCGGATTATATCTGTGACGCTATCATGGAACAGATTTCCGTAAATCTCAGTCAGAAATACCTTGAGACCTTCGGGACCATTCTGCACCATAATATAGACAAGGGCATGCTTGTTGCAGGGCAGGTGGAAGGAAAATTCAGAGGGGGAAGGGTTGTAAGCCCTATGCGGCTGATTATAGGGGATAGGGCAACCTTCGAATATGAGGGAGTTGAGATCGATGTTTCCGGGCTTGCGGTCGAGACGGCAAAAGCCTGGTTTTCAGAGAACCTCCGTTTTGTAGACCCTGAAAACCTCATCTACCAGGTGGAACTTAAAAGGGGTTCTGCGGAACTTACTGATATTTTCAGTAGAGGAGGAAAGGTTCTCGGGGCAAATGATACGTCTGCAGCAGTCGGATATGCGCCTCTGAGCCCTACCGAAAGGCTGGTACTCGAAACTGAACGCTACCTTAATTCAAAGAGGTTCAAGAAAGAATGTCCTGAGTCCGGAGAAGACATAAAAGTCATGGGACTCAGGAATAAAGAAGACATTCACCTCACGGTTGCTGCACCTCTTGTGGACAGATTTGTTGAGTCTGAAGAGGACTACTTCAGGCAGAAAATAGAACTGCATGACCGGATCGAAGAGTTTGCCGCCGGGTTTGCGGAAAAAGAGAGAGCTGAGCTTGAAGCCTGCATATGTGCAAAACCCACGGCGTCCCTTAACACTCTGGATATGCCTGGCAGGGGAATGGAAGGAATTTATACAACGGTTACCGGCACATCTGCAGAGGATGCCGACTGCGGAGAGGTGGGGCGCGGAAACCGCGTAAATGGGATTATCCCATTAAACCGTCCAGTCAGCAGTGAAGCTGCAGCAGGGAAAAACCCTGTTAGCCATATAGGAAAGATCTACAATCTCTTATCCCATAGGATCGCAGCAGAGATTTATAATCAGGTTTCCGATGTCTCCGAGGTGTATGTCTGGCTCCTGAGCGAAATCGGAACTCCTATTGACCAGCCTCAGATTGCAACTGCCCAGCTAATTATGAAAAAAGGTGCAGCAGGAGATGTACAAAAAGAGGCGGCAGAAATTATCGAAAAAGAACTTGAAAATATCCATTCTTTCTCTATGGAACTTGTAGCAGGAAAGAGGCCTATCTGCTAA